The stretch of DNA CGACGAGGTGCTCGTCGGCGTGAACGGCTCGTTCGGGGCACGCATGGCGGAGATGGCGGCCCGCCACGGCGCCCGCGTCCGCACAGTGACGGCCGCGCCGGGCGAGCCGCTGACTCCGGAGGCCTTTGCGGACGCGCTTGCGGGGGGGGACGTGCGCCTCGTCGCCGTCGTGCACGGCGAGACGAGCACCGGGGTCCTCAACCCGCTCGCCGAGATCGCCGGGGCCGTGCGCGGCAGCGGGGCGCTGCTCAGCGTGGACGCCGTGACCACCGCCGGAATGCAGCCCTTCGACATGGCCGGGCTGGGGGCGGACTACGTCTACACCGGCTCGCAGAAGTGCCTTTCGGCGCCGCCCGGCGTGGCCCCCATCGCGGTGAGTGGGCGTGCCCTGGCGCGGCACGCGGCCCGCCGCACCCCCCCCGCCCTGTGGTACGCGGACTTCGCGGGCCTGCGCGACTACTGGGACGGCCACAGCTATCACCACACTGTGCCTGTCAGCCTCCACTTCGCCCTGCACGCGGCGCTGCGGGCCGCCCTGGAAGAAGGTCTGCCCCAGCGCCAGGCCCGCGCCGCCGAAGTGGGGCGCGGGGTGCTCGCCGCGCTGGAGCCGCTGGGTTTCACCCCCTTTGTGCCGGACCCCGACCACCGCCTGCCCACCGTCCTCGCGCTGCGGCTGCCGCCGGGCCTGGACGACGCCGCCACCCGCGCGGCCCTGCGTGCCCGTGGGGTCAGCGTGGCGGGCGGGATGGGAGCCACCGCCGGGCAGATCTGGCGCCTGGGGCTGATGGGGGAGGGGGCGCGGCCCGCCCTGTACCACCGCTTCCTGACCGAGCTGGAGGCGGTGATGGGGGTGCGGGGCGCGGCGAAGCGCTTCGGGGCGGTGCTCTCTGAGGAGGTGCGGGGCGCCTCCGCGGCCCCCGCCTAGCCCATTCGCCCGGTCCGGATCACGTCCGCGATCACCGGCGGCAGCTTCCAGGCCAGCACGTCGAAGGCGGAAGAAGCGTAGTCGTAGCTCACCTTGTGCAGGGTCACGCGCGGCTTGCGGCCCACGCAGTCCACGAGGGCCACGTCGGCCCCCGGCTCCGAGTTCAGGCTCAGGCCCACCGAGCCGGGGTCCACGAAGGTCGTGTCGCCCACCACCCGCACGAAAGGCACGTGCGTGCCCCCCACCACGACCACCCGTGCCCCCAGCGTCTCCGCGAGGTCTTCGAGGTCGCGCTCGGGGGCCATCAGGTCGAGGCGCTCCTCGGGGTCGTGCGGGCTGCCGTGGAAGTAGCGCACCCGGCCCACCGGGGTCATCATCCGGCCGCCCGGCGGCAATCGGCGCAGGAAGTCGAGCTGCTCGGGCGAGAGCACCCCCCGCGTCCAGGTCAGCACCTGCTCGGCCACCCCGTGCCGCTCCGAGCGCCCGCCGAGGTCGAGGGCCACCCGCAGGTCGCTCGACCCCAGTCCGGCCGTCCAGCCTTCCCGCCGCACGAAGTCGATCACCGGCCCCGGACTGGCCCCGTAGCCCACGAGGTCGCCCACCACCACGACCCCGTGGACCGCCGAGTCCGCGAGAAAACGCTGAACGGCGGTCAGCGCGTGGATATTGCCGTGCAGGTCACTGAGAAAAGCCAGTCGCAAAGTGCCCGCATGCTAGGGCATCTGCCCCGCCGCTGCGCCGGGGTGCCCCCGGTCGGGTGGGCGGGCGAGTCCGTATCATGGCGCGGTGCTCACCCGGCTCCCGCCCCCGCTCACCGCCGCCCTGCTCGGGGCGCTCCTCGCCGCCTGCGGGCTGCCGCTGGAGTGGAGCTTCCTCGCCTACGTTCCCCTCGCCCTCCTGCTGATGTACGCGGCCCAGGCCCCCACCTCGCGGGCGCTGGCAGGCCGGGTCTTCTGGTCGGGGGCGGCCTACAGCGCAGTGCACCTGTGGTGGCTGACGGCCTTCCTGGGCAAGCTCTTTCAGTTTGCCCCGGCGGGCGTCCTCGCCTTCGCCCTCTTCGCGCTGGAGGGAGCCTTCCTCGCGGCCATGGCCTGGCTCGCCGCCCGGCTGGTGCGCTCGCCCGAAGCGCGGGTCTGGGCGCTCGCGGGCGGCTGGGTCGGGCTGGAGTGGCTGCGCTTCTTGGGACCGCTCGCCTTTCCGTGGCCGACCCTGGGCTACACGCTGCTCCCCACCCCCGCCATCCAGATCGCGGACCTCGGCGGAGTGGTGCTGGGCAGCGTGGTCGTGGCCGCGACCGCCGCCGCGCTCGTCAGTTTCTGGTGGGGGAGACGGGCGCCCCTGGTGCTGATGTCGGGGGTCTGGCTCGCCGCCCTCGCCTACGGGGTCACCCGCGTGCCAGGCCAGGGACCCGTGCAGCCCATGCTGGTGCTGCGCACCGACGTGGACCTGTTTGACCGCACCGTGCCGGAAGACGCCCTGTATCAGTCGTCCGCCCGCCTGACTGCGCAGAGCCGCCGCCCCGGCGAGGTCGTCGCCTGGAGCGAGAGCGCGGTGCGCGACCCCAGCCTGCTGCCCACCGTCCCCGCGAATGGCCTGTACGGGGTGAGTTCCTACGGGGTGCCCCGGCGCAACACGGTCGTCGCCTGGAACGGCACGGAGGTCACCGGCCAGACCGACAAGGCCCGCCCGGTCCCCTTCGGCGAGTATTTCCCGCTGTACGACACCTGGCCGGGCCTCTACCGGCTCATCGAGGCGGGCACCGGCTTCGTCCTCGGCCCCAACCTGCCCCCTGCCGAGCGGGTGATGCCCCTGCCGCTGGGGGGCGTGCTGTACGGCGCCTATGTCTGCTACGACTCCGTGTTCCCCTGGGTCAGCCGCCAGCTCACCCGGCAAGGCGCGGAACTGCTCGTCAACGTCAGCAACGACGGCTGGTACGACGGCTGGGGCGTGCAGCAGCACTTCATGATGGGCCGGGTCCGCGCCATCGAGACGCGGCGCTGGGTGGTCCGCAGCGTGAACCGCGGGATCGCGGGCTCGGTTGACGACCTCGGCCGCCCCCGGCAGACGCTCTCGCGTGGGGAGGGCGTGGTCCATGTCCAGCCCCGCCGCCTGGAAGGGCAGACGGTCTATACCCGCTTCGGCGACCTGCCCGTCCTGCTGCTCGCCGCGTTGATGGTGGGGTATGGCCTCTGGCTGGACCGCTCCTACCGGAACCCTTCCACCACGTCGTCGAGATCGTCCTCCGGCAGCTCGACATAACGCCGAGTGGTGTCCACCTGCTCGTGCCCCAGAAAGCCCGCCACCCGCGTGAAATCCCGTGTGGCTGCATAGAGTTGCGTTCCCGCATACTTCCGCCCGGCATGAAAACCCCGGAACTCGTGTTCCCGGCCACATTTCAGGGCAAGCTTCTGGAGACGGGTATACGCCGTCGAGTAGGCCCGCCAGGGAAGGACGGGACCATTCGGCACGGCCGGGCGCACCCCCTCCAGCGCCTCCCGCAGCCGGGCACTCAGCGGGACCCGCCTCGCCTTGTCCCCCTTGCCGTGGGCCACGAGCAGGCGGCGGCGCTCCAGGTCCACATGCGCCCAGTCCACGCCCAGCGCCTCCGCAATTCGCAGGCCCGCGTGGGTGAGCAGCAGCAGCAAGACGCGCTCGTGGGGGTCGGCTTCCGCCAGCAGCGCCTGCACGAAGTCGGGGCGGTAGGGCGGGTTTTTCACGATGCCCTTGGTGCGGTCCTTGGGGCGCTTCACGTCCGCGAAGGGGTCGGCATCGGTCGCCCCAGCCCAGCGCAGCGCCCGGTACAGGGCCGAGGCCGCCGCCACCCGCGCCTGCACGGTCGCGGGTTTGAGGCCCGACTGCACCAAGCCCGCGACGTACAATCCCGGCTCACGCCGACCGGGGTGCAGCAGGTTCCAGCCGTGCTCGGTGGCGTGGGTGATCAGCACCTCGACGCCTTTGCGATAGGCCCGCAGCGTATGTGGGCTGAGGCGCACGCCGCCGCTGGTGTCGGTCGTCAGGTAAGCGAGCGTGAGCGCCCACAGGTCTCCGAACGCCTTGTCCCGCGCCGCCGTCACTGCCCGGACCCGCAGCGCCTCGTCGGTCAGACCGCTGAAACTTCGGGCCTGCGAGAGACGGTCGCCAACGTAGGGAAGCAGGTCGCCGGACATGGTGTCCGATGATAACATGCCTTATCAACGAAGGGTCTTCAAAGCAAACCCCCGCTGGTGACGGGGGTCCGGGCGGACTCAGGTGTCCAGTTCCGTTTTCCGAATCGGCGTCAGGAACTGAATCGCGCCGGGCAGAATCCGGGCGGTAAAGGGCGTCGTCTCCACGTGCAGCTCGCCGTCGTATTGCAGCGGGAAGGGTTCGTCGGCGTCCACCGTGACCGACTTGGCTTCCAGCGTTTCGAGGTTGCCGGAAAAGACTGGGTCCGAGAGGTTCATCTTGACCAGCACCGAGTCGATCAGGTTCGGGACCAGCCGCAGGATGTTCCCGGCCTTCATCAACACGACCGTGAATTTGCCGTCCGAGGGGCTGATGTCCGAGGTGATGGGCAGGCGGTAGTTCGCCATGCCGAAGTTGGCAACCATCACGCCGATGCCCTCGAAGGTGCGCGGTTCGCCGTCGATCACGAGGTGAAAGGTGGTCTTCTTGGGGTTAAGCTGCTTCATCGCGCTCATGACGTAGGCCATCGCCCCGAAGCGCTCCTTGAGGTCTTCCGAGTCGCGGATCATGGCCGCGTCGGCTCCCGCTCCGGCGAGCATCGCAAACCCGCTTGTCTCCCCCCCCACCTCGATCTCCCCGAGGTCCACCCGCACGGTGTGGCCGTCCGCGACGATGGCGGCGAGTTGCACCGGGTCGCGCGGCAGGTCGAGGTTCTGCGCGATCAGGTTGGCGGTCCCGGCCGGGTAGGCCAGCATGGGCACGTCCTTGTAGCGGGCGGCGTAGGCGAGGCTGCTCACCGTGCCGTCGCCCCCCGCCCCGACGAGCAGGTCGAAGTCCGTGAGGTCCTCGACGTACTCGGCCATCTGGGTATCGGGCTGGAGCTGCCGCTCGGTGATCTCGGCCCCCCCGGCCCGCAGCCCGGTCAGGAACTCGGGGAGGGTGCTCTCGCCCTGGCCGCTGCGGGGATTGAAGACCACGAGGACACGCTTGTTGGCCAAACGGGTCAGGCCGGTCACGGGGTCGGGGCCGGAGTCGGGGGTGGGGGCTGGGGGGGGCGTTTGACCGGTCATTCGGGGCTCATTACACTGCCCGCACGGAGGCTTTCTCTATGGTGCGTGTCTTCTTTGCTTCTTTACTGTTCGCCGGAGCCCTGGCCTCGTGCGCCCCCCGTGAGCAGGCGGTGGTGGGTGTCACCGTGACCCCGGTCCTCGTCAAGCTCTCGGAACCCGCCGCGCGGGGCGGCACCCTGACCATTCAGGGCCGCTACCTCGGCGGCCCGCAGACCGGGCGGGTGCGCCTCGGCGCCAGCGAGACCGGCGAAGGCGGCTACCTCTTCCCTGCCGCCAGCGTGCGCTCGTGGACCGACAGCGAGATCGTGCTGACGGTCCCGGCTGACGCGCCGACGGGCGGCTCGTGGCTCTTCGTGGAGGTGGCCGGGAAGCGCTCGACGGGGCTGCCGTACAGCGTCCGGCCGTAACCCGCCCGTTCTGCCCAGAAGCCCCAGCCCTTGGCGGGGCTTTTTCCTGTACTGATCGCCGGGCACCGGCTCTCGGCTGCTATCCTCCCAGGGTTATGGCGTTACAGCGCCCCAAGGGCACCCAGGACCACCTCCCGGACGGCAGTCCGAAACTTTCGCGGGACATTCAGGCGTCGGCCTTCGCCCACGTACAGGACACCGCCCGGCGCGTGCTGGAGCGCTCGGGCGCCTCGTTGATCGCCACGCCCCTCTTCGAGGAAGCCGAACTCGTGAAGCGTGGGGTGGGCGGCTCGACCGACATCGTCCGCAAGGAGATGTTCACGGTCTACTACTTCGGCGACCACGGCGGCTACGTGCTGCGGCCCGAGGGCACGGCGGGCATCGTGCGGGCGTACCTGCAAAACGGCCTCAAGCAGTTGCCCGCGCCCCTCAAGCTGTGGACCCACGGCCCGATGTTCCGCGCCGAGAACGTACAGAAGGGCCGCCTGCGGCAGTTCCACCAGGTCGACTACGAGGTGCTGGGCAGCACGGACCCCCTGGTCGACGCCGAGGCGATCTGGCTGATGTGGGAGGTCGTGCGCGAGCTGGGGCTGACGGGCGTGCGGGTGAAGCTGGGGTCCATCGGTGACCCGGCCGACCGCGAGGCGTACAACGCCTATCTGCGGGAGCTGTTCGGAGCCCACGTGGACCGCCTCTCCGACGACTCGAAGGACCGTCTGGAGCGCAACCCCATGCGGATTCTGGATTCCAAGAGCGCGGGGGATCAGGCGCTGATCCGCGAACTCGGTGTGAAACCGATGTTGGACTTCCTGGGCAAGGAGGCGCGGGCGCACTTCGGGTCGGTACAGGGCTACCTGCGTGAGTGGGGCGTTCCCTTCGACCTCGACCCCTCCATCGTGCGCGGGCTGGACTACTACCGCCGCACCGCCTGGGAACTGCACCACGAGGGCGTGGGGGCGAAGTCTGCGCTGGGCGGGGGCGGGCGCTACGACGGCCTCGCGGCGCAGCTCGGCGGGCCGGAGGTGCCGGGCATCGGCTGGGCCTTCGGCATCGAGCGGCTGCTGCTGGCGCTGGAGGCGGAGGGGGTGGCCCTCCCGCCCACGCCGGGGCCGCTGCTCTACCTCGCCGCGATGGACGAGGAGAATGTGGGCCTCGCGGCGCGGCTGGCGCTGGAGGGCCGTTCCAGAGGCCGGGTGGAGTTCGCCTACCGGGCGATGAAGCCGGGCAATGCCTTCCGCGAGGCGGACCGTCGCCGTGCCCTCTCGGCGGCCGTGATTGGCAGCGACGAGGCGGCGCGGGGCGTGCTGAACATCAAGACGCTGGGCACGGGCGAGACGCGGGAAGTGCCGCTGGCCGAGCTGACCACCTTTCTGAACGACCTTTCGCGGCACGCAGGAGAACAAGCATGAAACGCACGGGCTATATCGGCGAACTGAACGGGACACATCTGGGCACAGAAGTCACCCTGCAAGGCTGGGCGGGCCGCCGCCGCGACCTCGGCGGGCTGATCTTTATCGAGCTGCGCGACCGCTCCGGGGTGGTGCAGGTGCAGGTCGAGCCGGACTCGCCCGCCTTCGCTCAGGCCGACACGGTGCGCTCGGAGGACGTGCTGGAGGTGCGGGGCCTCTTCCGCGAGCGCCCCGAGGGCCAGCGCAAGGGCGGGCTGGCCGACTACGAGGTCGTGGCGTCCGGGGTGCGGGTGCTGAGCCGGGCCAAGACGCCTCCCTTCGAGCTGGACAAGGGTGGTGAGGTCGCCGAGGACATCCGGCTGAAGTACCGCTACCTCGACCTGCGGCGCCCCGAGATGACCCGCAACCTGCTGCTGCGCTCGAAGGCGGTGGCGGCGGTGACGGCGTTCCTCGACCGCGAGGGCTTCGTGAACGTGGAAACGCCGATGCTCACGAAATCCACGCCGGAGGGTGCGCGTGACTTCCTGGTGCCCTCGCGCCTGAATCCCGGCGAGTTCTACGCGCTGCCGCAGTCGCCGCAACTGTTCAAGCAACTGCTGATGATTGCGGGGGTGGACCGCTACTATCAGCTCGCCCGCTGCTTCCGCGACGAGGACCTCCGCGCCGACCGCCAGCCCGACTTCACCCAGCTCGACATGGAGATGAGCTTCGTGGAGCAAGGCGACGTGCTGGAGGTGCAGGAGCAGCTCCTGGCCCACGTCTTCCGCGAGGTCCTGGGCGAGGAGTTGCCTCTCCCCTTTCCCCGTCTCTCCTACCAGGAGGCGATGGACCGCTACGGCTCGGACAAGCCGGACCTGCGCTTTGACCACGCGTTCGTGGACGTGACCGACCTGTTCGCGGGCGGGGGCTTCCAGGCCTTCGCGTCGGCGGGAGCGGTCAAGGTGCTCACGGCGCCCGAGTTGACCCGCAAGCAGATCGACGAGCTGGAGCGGGTCGCCAAGCAGAACGGGGCCAAGGGGCTGGCCTGGCTGCGGCGCGAGGGCGAGGGGTTCACGGGCGGGATCTCCAAGTTCGTCTCGCCGGAGGTCGCGGCCGCGCTGCTGGAACGCACGGGCGTGACGGCGGGCGGCACCCTGCTGTTCGCGGCGGGCGAGTGGAAGGCGGCGGTCACCGCGCTGGGGGCGGTGCGTCTCGCGCTGCGCGACCTCTTCGACCTCGCGGCGAGCGGGCCGAAGTTCCACGTCTCCTGGGTGGTGGACTTCCCGCAGCTCGAATGGGACGAGGATGCTGGACGCTGGACCTACATGCATCACCCCTTCACGGCCCCACACCCGGAGGACGTGGCCCTCTTCGGCACCGAGCGGCAGGGCGAGATTCGTGCCCAGGCCTACGACCTCGTGTTGAACGGCTACGAGGTGGGCGGCGGGTCCATCCGCATCCACGATCCGGAGGTGCAGGCGCAGATGTTCGCGGCGATCGGTTTCTCGGAGGAGCAGGCCCGCGAGCAGTTCGGCTTCTTCATGGACGCGCTCGGCTACGGCACGCCCCCGCACGGCGGCATCGCCTGGGGCTTCGACCGCCTCGTGATGGTGATGGCCGGGGCGTCCAGCATCCGCGAGGTGATCGCCTTCCCCAAAAACAACCGTGGCGCGGACCTGATGGCGCAAGCCCCGGCCCCGGTCTCCCCTACCCAGCTCGCGGAGGTGGGGGTGCAGGTGGCGGTTCAGGAGGAATAAATCAGGGGGAGGGCAGTCTCCCCTTTCTCCAGAGGCAGTAAGTGAATTGATTCACAATGAATCTGGTTCGTGAAAGGGTTATTTGCTCGGAGCAGCAGAAACATGCGTTTGATCAGCGAGACGAACTGCACGCCAGGTCTGGGCCTCGCGGCGCAGCTCGGTTACCGCAGTGTTGGCGTGGGCATACCGTTGGTCCTGCCATAGCGCCCGAATCTCCAGCCCGAGCAGACGGGCGAGGACCGCCGTGAGCGCTCCGCCGTGGGAGACGACGATGGGGGTACCGGGAGCGGTTAGGGGAACCTCCAGTGCGGCGAGAAAGCGCCCGGCCACCCCGTCCAGCGTCTCACCCCCCGCGAAGCCGAAGGCCCCACCGGGCAGATCGAGCTCATGGGCGTGACTGACGAGGTGGGCATACGGACGGCCGTGCCACTGCGGACCGACCTCGATTTCCTGAATGCCGGGCAGCACGGTCATGGGGACACCCAGAGCGTCCGCGATGGCCTGCGCCGTCTGCTGAGCCCGCCGAAAGGGGCTGGCGTAGACGGCGGGAGCGCTGAGCTTCAGACCTGCAAGGTGGGCCGCCACCGCCCGCGCCTGCTCCTCTCCCACGGCGTCGAGGGGGTCATCGTGGCTCGCGCCGAGGGTCTGGGTGACGTTGCTGGCGGTCTGGCCGTGGCGGACGAGAAACAGGCGGTCGGCGGGCATGGGAGCGAGTCTAGCGGGGTGGGAAGCTCAGCCCCAGCCCGTCGCCCTCGGCGGCGAGGACCTCGAAGCGGGCGAAGAGTTCCTCCGAGTACCAGCCGTCCCGCCGGGTGCGGGTGATGGCCTCGCGGTGTCCAGCGCCCGCGTAGGCATAAGCTTTCACGCTCGCGGCGTCCCGCCACACGCTGAAGGTGGCCTGGGAGAGCAGGGGAATGTCCCCCAGACCCAAGGTCAGGAGGAGGCCGGGGTGGGCGTGCAGCCCGTCCTGGGAGGCGGGCACGGCGGACCAGAAGGCCCGCATCCGGGTTGGGCGGATCGCCGCGCGGGTGAGGACAGCGAGGGGGCCGGTGGGGGCGTCGGCAGTGGGAGAACCGAAGGGTTCGCGGCCCCCCCATTGTCCCTTTGACCGCAGCGGGCGCAGGAGGAGGGTGCCGCTCTCTGTCAGGTGCGCCCGGTCCCGCTCACGCCACGGGGACGCCTCGAACTCCCGAAAGGACGCCTCGTCCGTCCACACCGCCAGCCGCGCCCAGCGGCGGAAGTCCGCCCCCAGGGTGAGGTCGTCGCCCCGGCCCGTCCCCATGAGGCGGAAGAAGGTCAGGCCGGGCACCCGGCGCAGGTGGAGGGGGTCGCGACCCATCCGGGTCCAGCCGCGCCACGCCCCACGCGGGGAGTAGCGGTTGACCGTGAGGGTGACGAGGGGGGAAGGGACCACGGAGGGCAGTGTAGGCCGAGCGTCATCCCCGTCGCGGTGAGGGGGCGTACCTCTCCCCTATTCTCTGGAACGTGCATCTCGACGACCTGCCCGTGCTGCCCGCCTCGCCCGGCGTGTACATCTTCCGCAAGGGGGGCACGCCCATCTATATCGGCAAGGCGGTGAATTTGAAGGCACGGGTGGTGCAGCACTTCAAGGCCGGGGGCAAGAGCGGCAAGTTCACGGCGCTGGCGGACACGCTGGAATTCATCACGGCGCGGAACGAGGTGGAAGCGCTGGTGCTGGAGGCCAACCTCATCAAGCAGCACCGCCCGCACTACAACGTGCTGCTCAAGGACGACAAGCACTACCCGTTCCTGAAGCTGACGAACGAGGAGTTCCCCATGCTGGTCGTCACCCGGCGGGTCCTCAAGGATGGGGCGAGCTATTACGGGCCGTACCCGGACGCCTCCGCCGTGCGGCGGGTCAAGCACCTGATCGACACGATGTTTCCGCTGCGGAAGAACTCGGGATTGCCCCTCCAGAAAAAGCCCCGGCCCTGCCTGAACTACCACATGGGCCGCTGCCTGGGGCCGTGCGTGGACGCGGCGGACCCCGGCGAGTACCGGCGGGTCGTGGAGGACGTGCAGGCGCTGCTGGAGGGCCGCGCGGCCCCGGTGCTGGCCCGGCTGCGCGAGGACATGAAGGTCGCGGCGCGGGCGCAGGATTTCGAGCAGGCGGCGCGGGTGCGCGACCGGGTGAACGCGGTCGAGAAGCTGTTCGGCACCGAGCAGCACGCCTTCGTCTCGGAGGAGACGGACCTCGACTTCCTGGGGGTCGCGCAGGCGGGCGAGTACGCGATGGTGCAACTGTTCCGGATGCGCGGCGGGCGGGTGGTGGGGCGCGACAAGCGCTTCCTGACCGACGCGGAGGGGGGCGGCGACCTCGGGGAGATTCTGGGGGCCTTCGTGCAGGACTACTACGCGCAGGCCACCCATGTGCCGCCACTGATTCTGCTGCCCGCCGAATACGAGGACGCGCCCGCGTGGAGTGCGCTGCTCAGCGAGCGGGCGGGGCGCCGGGTCGAGATGCGGACGCCCAAGCGCGGGGACAAGGTGGACCTGGTGGACATGGCGCAGCGCAACGCGCAGACCGGGCTGGAATCCGAACTCGCGCTGCTGGAGCGCCGGGGCGACCATCCGGGGCTGGACGCGCTGCGCGAGGTGCTCGCGCTGCCCGAGCGGCCCTGGCGCATCGAGGGCTACGACAACTCCAACCTGTTTGGCACGAACATCGTCTCGGGCATGGTGGTCTTCGAGGGCGGGCGGTCGCGCCGGGGCGAGCACCGCCGCTTCAAGGTGCGGGGGCTGGAGCAGCCCGACGACTATGCGGCGATGAACCAGACGATCACGCGGCGGTTTACCGGGTCGCTCTCGGACAAGCTGCCGCTGCCGGACCTGATCCTGATCGACGGGGGGCGCGGGCAGGTGAACGCGGCGCTGGACGCTTTGCGGGCGGCCGACGTGCGGGTGCCGGTGGTGGGCCTCGCCAAGCGGGAGGAGCGGATCATCCTGCCGGGGCGGTACGGGGCGCAGTGGTGGCTGGAGTCAGGGACCGAAGTCGGGGTGGACCGCGAGCTGCTGCTGCCGCACACCCACCCGGCGCTGCGGGTCTTGATCGGCGTGCGCGACGAGGTCCACAACTACGCCGTGACGTACCACCGCAAGCTGCGCGGGGAGGGGATGCTCCAGTCGGTCTTCGACGACCTGCCGG from Deinococcus sp. HSC-46F16 encodes:
- the uvrC gene encoding excinuclease ABC subunit UvrC, producing MHLDDLPVLPASPGVYIFRKGGTPIYIGKAVNLKARVVQHFKAGGKSGKFTALADTLEFITARNEVEALVLEANLIKQHRPHYNVLLKDDKHYPFLKLTNEEFPMLVVTRRVLKDGASYYGPYPDASAVRRVKHLIDTMFPLRKNSGLPLQKKPRPCLNYHMGRCLGPCVDAADPGEYRRVVEDVQALLEGRAAPVLARLREDMKVAARAQDFEQAARVRDRVNAVEKLFGTEQHAFVSEETDLDFLGVAQAGEYAMVQLFRMRGGRVVGRDKRFLTDAEGGGDLGEILGAFVQDYYAQATHVPPLILLPAEYEDAPAWSALLSERAGRRVEMRTPKRGDKVDLVDMAQRNAQTGLESELALLERRGDHPGLDALREVLALPERPWRIEGYDNSNLFGTNIVSGMVVFEGGRSRRGEHRRFKVRGLEQPDDYAAMNQTITRRFTGSLSDKLPLPDLILIDGGRGQVNAALDALRAADVRVPVVGLAKREERIILPGRYGAQWWLESGTEVGVDRELLLPHTHPALRVLIGVRDEVHNYAVTYHRKLRGEGMLQSVFDDLPGIGQKRRDALLEHFTSLEDLASAPVEQIARVPGMSLRAAQSVKDFLQARAANGTPA